CGGAAGCAGACTGGGCATTCGTGAATTTTCGCATCAGCCAAACAGGGATTGCTAGAGTTTTCAGGCTCAAACTCCACTTCCTTAATTGGAGCACAGGCTTTGATCTTCTTGTGGCTGGCACGGTGACCACCCAATGCTTGATAAGATCTAAACACTTTGTTGCATGTCTCGCATTTGTACTTGCCTCGAGCTCTGGTCTTGAACAATTTGAGCTCGTCGGAGTCATCGGTCTCGTCAACAaacctctcttcttcttctgcttctgcttctgcttcttcttcatcctcttcaTCATGTCGCCGTTCTTGGTTTTCCTGCTCCTCTATCCATTTGTCTCTAGAAAGCATCATCAAACAGAAGGCAACATCTTCTTCGGTTGTAGCGTCGGAGATCGAACTCACCGGTTCAGGGTCAGCCCAGGACTCGGTTTTACTGAGTTTATCGAGTTTGATCTTCTTCTGCTCGTGGAAGCGAGGCGGGTCAGCAAGACCGAGTTTCCGATTCCGCTTGGATCGTCGGCGAGTTGGGTTCTTGGAGGACTCGGTCTCGCTCTCTCTATCCTGAAGAACAACAGAGGCAGCATCAACAGCAAAGGAGAACTCAGGATCTGCCAACCGAATACTCTTCTTAGGATTCTCTCTCAGCTCATACCCCAGCCCCTTGTCCTCACCTTCTTCTTCAGATGACGAGGATGAAGAAGCCGACTCGGTCTCATCATCACCGATTTGACTGGGTTGCTCTTGCTTTGGAGGAATCGGAAGATTCAACATGTGAGACCTCATGTGACCCCCCAAAGCTCTGCCATTGGAGAAGCTCCTGAAGCACAGCTTGCACTTGTGCTTctccatttttctctcaaaatcaaacctttctctctctttctctctctccccctcaattttcttctctcttttctctcttccttctttctctctatacGAGAAGTATAGAGAGTGGAAACCAAAAGGAGTAGGTGACaagcattcctccaccaagcgatatatacaaaaatcatatatatgcaaacccaaaaataaaatcttttctt
The sequence above is drawn from the Vitis riparia cultivar Riparia Gloire de Montpellier isolate 1030 chromosome 15, EGFV_Vit.rip_1.0, whole genome shotgun sequence genome and encodes:
- the LOC117931646 gene encoding zinc finger protein ZAT4-like, with protein sequence MEKHKCKLCFRSFSNGRALGGHMRSHMLNLPIPPKQEQPSQIGDDETESASSSSSSEEEGEDKGLGYELRENPKKSIRLADPEFSFAVDAASVVLQDRESETESSKNPTRRRSKRNRKLGLADPPRFHEQKKIKLDKLSKTESWADPEPVSSISDATTEEDVAFCLMMLSRDKWIEEQENQERRHDEEDEEEAEAEAEEEERFVDETDDSDELKLFKTRARGKYKCETCNKVFRSYQALGGHRASHKKIKACAPIKEVEFEPENSSNPCLADAKIHECPVCFRKFTSGQALGGHKRSHISGSAAAAAAPAPPPPPRKASSKVGDSMIDLNLPAPIEDDDNSQIEHSAVSDAEFVNPIRR